A genomic window from Fusarium falciforme chromosome 2, complete sequence includes:
- a CDS encoding 54S ribosomal protein L4, mitochondrial translates to MASPIALRSSSGRILQACTPSRTSLIGKASSAPRATAHFSTTAPQCKRKTKDNNPKRGVSSLYGSGPREPLSMSNVPLPKPRDFKPEVKVDPDHGLWGFFPAPGKLLWTPKETEEHGRAWTVEELRKKSWEDLHALWWVCCRERNMLATSRAELLRSKLGFGERELDTRDEEVMKTQRAIKHALTERFYTWQDAVEVAANDPEINLKGAKGKVYNPSAYEDEIEATEWTQPETEAEAKADKDTKDSLPADAVAAEAQQGKTDKPLER, encoded by the exons ATGGCAAGCCCAATTGCGCTGCGGTCCTCCTCAGGCCGAATACTCCAGGCCTGCACCCCCTCTAGAACATCATTGATCGGCAAGGCCTCCTCAGCACCTCGAGCCACCGCCCACTTCTCAACGACCGCACCACAATGCAAGCGCAAGACCAAGGACAACAACCCGAAGCGTGGCGTGAGTAGCCTGTACGGCTCAGGACCTCGCGAGCCTCTCTCCATGTCCAACGTCCCCCTGCCCAAACCCCGCGACTTCAAgcccgaggtcaaggtcgacCCTGACCATGGGCTCTGGGGATTCTTCCCCGCGCCGGGCAAGCTGCTGTGGACGCCCAAGGAGACAGAGGAGCACGGACGAGCGTGGACGGTCGAGGAGCTGCGAAAGAAGTCTTGGGAGGACCTGCATGCCCTGTGGTGGGTGTGCTGCCGAGAGAGGAACATGCTTGCTACGTCACGGGCAGAACTTCTTCGATCCAAGCTGGGATTCGGCGAGCGAGAACTTGATACACGAGATGAAGAG GTCATGAAGACGCAACGAGCCATCAAGCATGCGCTGACGGAGCGATTCTATACCTGGCAGGATGCCGTTGAGGTTGCTGCGAATGATCCCGAAATCAACCTGAAAGGAGCCAAAGGCAAAGTCTACAACCCCTCTGCGTACGAGGACGAGATCGAGGCCACAGAGTGGACACAACCGGAGACGGAGGCGGAAGCCAAGGCTGACAAGGACACCAAGGACAGCCTCCCAGCAGACGCCGTTGCAGCGGAAGCACAGCAGGGCAAGACAGATAAGCCGCTGGAACGATAA